The genomic stretch GTCCTCCAGCAAAGGTGTTATGGTACCTTCCAATTATTCCAAGGTTTAAGCGATTGTTTGGTAATTTAAATGATGCGAAGAATATTAGATGGCATGCAGAAGAAAGGAAGTGTGATGGAAAAATTCGGCATCCAGCCGACTCTTTGCAATGGAAGAAGGTTGATACTTTATTTCCAGACTTTGGCATTGAACCAAGAAACCTTAGGCTTGGACTTTCTACTGATGGAATGAATCCATATGGTAGTTTAAGTAGTAACCATAGTTCATGGCCCGTTCTCTTGATTATCTATAATTTATCTCCTTGGTTGTGCATGAAGAGGAAACATGTTATGTTATCTATGATGATTTCTGGACCAAAACAACCAGGAAATGACATAGATGTTTATCTAAGCCCGTTGATTGATGACTTAAGAAAGTTGTGGGATGAAGGAATTGATGTATTTGATAGTTTTTCAAATGAAACTTTCAAATTGCGGGCTATGTTATTTTGCACCATCAATGACTTTCCAGCTTATGGTAACTTGTCTGGTTATAAAGTTAAGGGGCATAAAGCATGCCCTATATGTGAAAAAGATACATGCTACCATCAATTAGAGAAAGAAAAAAAGACTGTTTACCTTGGACACCGAAGATTTCTTAATCATAATCACCCATATCGAAGATTGAAAAAGGCTTTTAATGGATATCAGGAGTATAAAGTTGCCCCAAAGGCCTTAACTGGAGAAGAAGTCTATCATCGGGTGAGGAACATAAGTGTTAGTTTtggaaaaaaacaaaaaaagatTACAAGTAATAATATATGGAAGAAGAGTTCAGTGTTCTTTGACCTTCCATGTGTATCTCCAAGAATTTCAACAAACTATTTGGGTTTCTCGATCCAAATAGGATACTAGTTCACACAAAACCGGCCGAAGTTATTCAAACATACATACAAAATAAGTTGGATGGAGAGCCAAAAAAATGTTATTTAGGACCATTGCTAAATAGGTAAGTACATGTTTCCTTCAAGGTTTTATCGTTTTTCATATGTTATTTTgtaatatttaaattttattgattctaacactttttttttgtaaatttaCAGCAATCACTGGCAATTGTTTGTCATTTGTCCTGAAGATAatattattttttggttttgttcaTTAAACAGATCTCCTAAGAAAAATATTAAGGTCATATTGGAGGGGTAAGAAGCCTAAATAGAGAGATATCATTTATACTAAATTTTTGTACACATAGTCTTTATATTTATAACTTACTTCGTTGACAACTCTTTTATCAGAGCTCTAGAAGGTTATCATTTATTAAGAGGTATTAAGAAGAAGAAGCCTAATTGGAAGAATATTATGGTAAGATTTGTTTTACTATATTGTCGTTTCTTGGAATACTGGTGTGTTGGCTTGATTTTTTAGTTCTTGAAAGATACCATTTATAAAGAGGTATTAAATGCCCATATATCTTgattatttatattattataaatgagataaagaaaaagaaaattcCGATTTTATAATTGCAAGTGATATATTTGTAAGTTATCATTATAAACATGTAGTATATTTATTACTGAATTGCACTTATGGTGATAAAATTATAGTTGTACATGCTCTGAACCAACTAAAATTTATATGCAGGGGCATCAACAAGATAACGGATGGGCATGTGGATATTATGTCAtgaaaaatatgtttgacattATTGATGCTTGTATTGTTGAAAGATTCAATGAGGTATTTTATATTACATATATTTAATGAAAAACATGTAAATTATTGTTTTAACATGTAGTTGTTTAATTTATTATATGTTTGAACTTGCAGATATTCACAGACACCTCATCATATGAAAAAGAGTCAATTGATCACATCCGACAACTTTGGGCTCAATTCTTTTTGCAAAAGGTTGAAGAGCAAGAGAACCAGGAAAAGAAAGATTTAATGACAAAACAGAAGCGATTAAAAAAAActtatatatagatatatttttgTTCCATGAATGATTTATTGGTACAAGTTACATGAACAAAGTGGTTGAATTTTTTTCTTACATGAATACAATTTTTGTTGATGTATGACTTGGTGCAAGATTCTAAAGATTAGAGAAATGTTTGTTTTggttatttttgttttttattgaATATCCAggaatatataaaaatatttggtttaatgaaatttcaaataaaatatttttaaaaaaattgagatATTTTACACCCTTCATACACAAAATAGGGTGTAAATGTGTTAAAATTAAATGTAATTATAAGATATTTTACATTTGATATATCAAAAATAGGGTGTAAATATTTGTCATTTTACACCCGTTTGAATTATAATAGGGTGTAAATTCGTTTAACTTCAATGTATGTAGGTGacaatttacacccgttttataTTAAATAGGGTGTAAATGTCCTAAAATTCAATGTATATATCTACCAATTACACCTTTTTTTATCTAAAACAGGGTGTAATAGGTGacaatttacacccgttttataTTAAATAGGGTGTAAATGTCTTAAAATTTAATGTATATATCTACCAATTACACCctttttttaaatctaaaatagggtgtaatatattctctttttacacccgttttaaaacgggtgtaaattcTTCATACATATCTCACCCTTTGAATTTACACCCTATCATAACGGGTGTAATATGTATAAAAAACGGGTGTAAAATCTTCTTTCTGCActaaaccaacctggattccaatactatcgccgggaaatagtgttggcaaattctgatgcagggaggtggatcgataatatcgacagagcgaagtggactagatcatacgacgatggggtgaggtggggccacatgacaacaaatcttgtggaatcaatgaacggcgtgtttaagggcatacgtaacctcccggtaaccgcattggtgagtgcgacctattttcggatggcaacgttgttcgtaacaagaggcaggcgctggaatgaagtgttgcagacgagtcaagtatatagtgatgcctgcatgaagtttctgaggcaggaatctgccaaagccagcagccatcgggttacggaattcgaccgccatggccacacttttagtgtcaaggaaacaattgaccacaaccaagggctgcccagacaagagtatagggtcctaataccagaccgttggtgcgactgtggtcaatttcaggcctatcgtatgccttgttcccatgtcattgcagcgtgttcacacagccacttcgatgcattatcgctagtgtctccaatctacaaagttgcaacattgctcaatgtatacgacaatccctttccggtggtagcattggaggcgtattggccagagtatgacggggaaattgtttggcacaacgaatcgatgcggcggaataaaagtggtcgcccaaatagcaggcgcattagaactgaaatggacgtcgcagagaaaatgcagaggaagtgtagcatatgtagacaactagggcataataagaacaaatgtccatatcgtggatctagttccacaacttagttttcactttcataaatctgtgtaccaaaatcattttaaattaaagtttactttttattccaaatagaagatgacacttgaacaacaaacacaaacatctaacattacaacaccaattactaaaacaaaaacaaatactggaacaaaaataagtactaaaacaagaacaagtactagaacaataacaaatacaacaacaacatgacaaacaaccattaaaatctaagaaattacaacagttaacactatgtcgtctgatccatgcatcatttggatgcaatcaatgtcgctttcaacttcaacccaccaacgtatcgtttctccagtttcaaatgagaaccttgttctaagcctctgaatccttctgatgacttcaccaggttggtaatctccctctaaccaagacatcaaggacctttttagttggtccaacgaacggatgttccaaaatttcatctccattggaggtttcaaaggcgagaaaataacatgcccatccctttttaagattactggttcaggatccgggcgccttgatgatgttcgctgccatgacgacggtcttggggatgccatgaactcaacttgatacagaaagtgataggaaacagtggtgaagaaaatgcaaggaaataacactttatttataggaaaagatctgggttgtacaccagtctacctaaccctaattagtgtcgcacttgattacTTAATCTTATAgggaattagggtttcaattaggtcataactaccaaactctaattataaccgatcaataaaccctaattataattgataaattaaccttaacatgattaaccctaattcttccaaaaaaatttaaataataataattacttataaattaaattagtatatatataaattaatatatatatatatatatatatatatatatatatatatatatatatatatatatatatatatatatatatatatatcttgtaaataattttatttatatatatgtgttaatataaattaatataatttagaaaaaatataaattcataaattaaaaaaaattaaaaaaaaaaaaaaaaaaaaaacatatttaaaaaaaaaaaaaaaaaaaaattttaagggtaggcgccactcctagtggcgacttgccctaccctttaagggtaggcgccaactagggtggcgcccatgTAGGAAACTAGGGCAAAAATTGCCCATTTTGGTAATTTTTtggaaaaatggatatttttgaaatttttttaaaaattctggatattttaaaaaaaaattcaaatttatTAACTTTTGAAGTGTTTTTTATTCATATTGAGTCATATATAAAACTTTTTTCATCATTCATTGAGACTCATCATTCATTCTTCTTTAAAAATCGACGCTGCATACCCCATGCAAGGTTAGGAAAAATCACAATTTTCAATGAAATTTTTTAGTACCTACCAATTGTAGAATTCCATACTTAAATCCAAGTCACTACCAAAAGtacaaaataaaaacaaggaTCAAGTTACTGTTCAGTAATGTGGATTGCAGTGCCAACAAAATACTTATAAAGTATGCTATTAAATGTTGTTCAAGCTTCGAACTAGATCTCAGATTTGACTTGAGTCTCTGCCAAATAGGAATCGTCTTCCCCAATCAGCTATCACCAAAGCCTTTGTTCTCCAGCTGACTTGTTTGCTGCATGTTTATAAGAATCATTAGAGGATGAAACCAAAACATACATATACAATTTCCAGCATTCATTCATTAAGCTTCTACATTATACCTTGCATATACTGAATACCACAACCACTGACTGCTATGACCAATTGAAACCCAATCTCCTGGAAGCTGAGCCGCAGTTTGTTCTCCGCCAAGAGGAGCAAATTGTCCAAAATGCTTGTACCTTTTTTTCATAGCATTCTCTTATATAAGTCATCAATCATGCACTACTTTGATTCCAGACACAAAAAAACCTGTACCTGAAAGCACGAAACCGATGGCGTCCTGTTCCTCTAAACCTTAGAGGGCCTTCCGGATACCTCTCACACAATTCCATACGATTGAAACAGTCTGCGAGATAGGTTCCTTGTTGAGCAGCTACCTAGAATGATTAAGTTGGAAGCGGTTAAACTTAGTCGTTATATTTAGTTATAGGTAGTTATTAGTTAGTTAGTTTTGTTACAAGTTAGTTAAAATTTATTAATTGGTCTTATCACTATATAAAGTGTATCAGTATTCTGCGTTCATTGATATATGCGTCTTATCATTGAATCAATACAAAACAATTCAATCATCTCTTGTTTACCTGAGCTGTTGCGGGAAGATTTTTCATCTGAGAATCAACCTTGGAAAGAGCTTGTTTAAAGTATTCAATGTCCACAACTGTAGTAGGGCTTTCCTGAGATTTACTTAGCAAAGAAGCCATGTCTTTCATTTGACTTTTTAAATAAATGTCCACTTGTGGATACCTCTCAATAATATCTCCAACAACGTTTTGAAATTCTTTAAGATCTAACATACCGGTATTTTCCTTGTCTGCTTTGCTAAATATCACGGCTATATCTTCCTGATAAAATCAGTATACTAAAATGTTATTGAAGAAAAGCGAGCCGACTATGAGCCACACTCAACAATCACCACATTACTAAAGTCttcttttttaattcaattagTGAGATccaaaaataaaaatttgttcATTGAATCTGTAGAGTATGCATACCATAACTTTACGTTGATTAATAGTCGCACAATCACCTAGAGCATAGATGTTGTCGCACCCTTCCACCCTCAGCCATTCATCGGTCACCAATGCACGTCTGTTAATCTGTCATACAAACATTCAAAACAAACATTCAAAGCAAGCAAAATTTGAATACTCTTTGAGACTAACTTTTGAATA from Lathyrus oleraceus cultivar Zhongwan6 chromosome 7, CAAS_Psat_ZW6_1.0, whole genome shotgun sequence encodes the following:
- the LOC127104075 gene encoding uncharacterized protein LOC127104075 gives rise to the protein MDRSWMQKNRLSEEYKKGVLEFLKFAETNLPESNGRFHCPCAKCVNIAPLEAHIVWEHLGVNGICQNYTKWIWHGELSDAPKASPKEEFDVEMGDRLEDMIRDIGQDSFQRANIHDTLCNDSKIPLYPNCKNFTRLSAVLRLFNLKAINSWTDKSFTQLLELLKEMLPEENMLPNRAYEAKKILCPMGIEYKKIHACPNDCILYWKDNEEKEKCPKCMTSRYKKKSDDEGCDVTTKGPPAKVLWYLPIIPRFKRLFGNLNDAKNIRWHAEERKCDGKIRHPADSLQWKKVDTLFPDFGIEPRNLRLGLSTDGMNPYGSLSSNHSSWPVLLIIYNLSPWLCMKRKHVMLSMMISGPKQPGNDIDVYLSPLIDDLRKLWDEGIDVFDSFSNETFKLRAMLFCTINDFPAYGNLSGYKVKGHKACPICEKDTCYHQLEKEKKTVYLGHRRFLNHNHPYRRLKKAFNGYQEYKVAPKALTGEEVYHRNFNKLFGFLDPNRILVHTKPAEVIQTYIQNKLDGEPKKCYLGPLLNSNHWQLFVICPEDNIIFWFCSLNRSPKKNIKVILEGALEGYHLLRGIKKKKPNWKNIMGHQQDNGWACGYYVMKNMFDIIDACIVERFNEIFTDTSSYEKESIDHIRQLWAQFFLQKVEEQENQEKKDLMTKQKRLKKTYI